The genomic window GGCGACGGGGCTGCGCTACGACAACATGCTGCACGCGCAGGTGGACGCGGTGCGCGCCGCGATCTGCAGGGCAAACTACGGCAAGGCGGTGGAGATCCGGGTGTCGGAGACCGGGTGGCCGTCgcggggcgacgacgacgaggccgggGCGACGCCGGAGAACGCGGCGAGGTACAACGGCAACCTGATGCGGCTGGTGGCGCAGGGGAAggggacgccggcggcgccaggcGAGGCGCTGCAGGTGTACGTGTTCGCGCTGTTCAATGAGGACATGAAGCCCGGCCCGGCGTCGGAGCGGCATTACGGCCTGTTCAAGCCCGACGGCACGCCGGCGTACGACGTCGGCGTGAAGGCTCCGACGATTGGCGGCAGCTGGAAGGGGAGAGCCAATGGCActagcggcggcggagccggcgGGCTGGTCGTGGCGGAAGGGCCCGGAGGGGCGGACGGTGCAGGGCAGGGCACTGGATTCTACACCGTGTCAGCAGCAGCACACAAGGtaattgattgattaattaattaattataattacattTTGCAACCGCATAATTACTTCATTGTttggttactttttttttgttattagtatGGTTCTTGATTGAATGAATTGTGATTGAGTTTGGTACAAGGAAAGTATAGTTTAAGTATGCAGTGTTGTGTCGGTTCAGACGTTCAGTTGATGCTGCGCTAGCTAGTTGCTTTGCAGTGCTTCTGTTGCTAATCACTTAAATCATCAATATAGTCTAATTAGTATGTGTAACAAGTTTGGTATGCACGTACAAAACCAAGTTTTAAAATTGCAAAGAGGGGAAAATGCTGCTGTGCTAGCTCCCAGATCATACTCCTACTTTGCTATtccataccaaaaaaaaaaaaaaaagatttgctCATCAAGTGAGTAATCATGCTTGGCACTAGCTAGTAATCAATCAAAAGGTTAGCTACCTGCTGTGACAGTATTGGAGATTATACTAGCCCTCCTTTACAAGTAATGCTTTGTGTCACACACTTTATCTTCATGTTCCTTTTTTCATAGGTGAAGAGGTGGCGGTGCTGGGAAAGCTTGTTCGCAACCGTTGTTCTAGTCATGGCGTCCGGCCTGTGTTGGTCATGACCTGAAGAGTTGAAGATGTTCATGAAGAATTGAAGATGCAGTAGAGGAGGAGATCGATCTGCAGCATTTGCAGACAAAGGAGAAATGAGCTTGAACAAAAACGCCATTGATTCAATTGATTCTTGTGTTTTCGCTGTCCTCCGATTGGTGTTGGTTGATGTGTAGTTTGTGTACTGTAAGGAAGAGAGATGTAAGGGACATTACATGATACACTGGATTATTAATTAGTTCAGATTCAGATTTCTGAAAGGATTAGAACATTTACGCCCAGTAGATGGCCTGACTTTTAAATCAtggatttggattttttttccccaagcAATTTTTGTTAGAAATTTTGAACCAAGTGAAATGTGAGTGCCAGTTTATTGGTGGGCTTGACAGCCCATCTGAGAGTGAAGCTTTGGTAGGCCTTTGCAAGGATGGCCCGCAGAAACGAGGCCTCTTCTGCTCTTTGTTCTCACTGGCCGTGAGAATGAAaaggtacaccgaaggtccctcaacttgtcatcgagttacaaaatcttcctcgaaccacaaaaccggatacaacatatccctcaacttacaaaactagtGCAAACTAGATCCCTCGGTTTTTGACTCCGATTTTATCCGACGTGACAACTGTCTcagcgtgggtcccacatgtcagcctcttcttcccctcccctctccacctctcttcctctctcatcttcttttctctcacttttctcctcAGTTGGGCAGGCGCAGCcggtggatggggaggaggcTGGCGGGGGAGGCGGGAGTCCagcggtgaggcggcggcgggcacatctacccttttctctctctctggtcTCCCTTTCTTCTTCGAATTCCAGAAACAGACTGACAGCCGGCGACATCCGtgaagagggggagagggagaggtcgGTGGCGATGGATCCGTCTTCCCGCACCCGCACTtctcggcctccgcctcctaAGCTCGAGTTCTGCCCCTATTGTTGGTGCCCGAGGTGAAGCTCCCACCGCCGTCGTCAGAGGTGCCCGACGATGATGTGCCCGTGAAGGTGTTTCTCCTGTCGTGGCTGCACCTCCAACTTGTGTACAACATCCTCACGCCGCGGTCGTCACGGCGGATGAAGGaggcgttatacccggttttatggCTGAGGGATGCAAATCGACCGAGGGCAAGCGACGAGGGAGGTATAGTAGACTTATTCCCCGAAAACAACGACGCCCGACAGGCGGCCTCGTCCGTGCAAAACGCGCCTTTCTCCTGGGCCAGCGCGGGTCGCGGTCCTCACCGAACGGCCGCGTGGCCCGCGTGCAGAGTTTGGATGGGAGCACTAGTCCACGCCACACCTCGTCCGCTTGCGTCGTCTCACTCTCAACCTCTTTTCGGCGTTTCCGCATGCGACGAACctaccaaccaaccaaccaatgcgcgcgtcggcggcgatgtGACGCCCATATGCATCTCTCCGGCCCGTGCGAAAAACCGTCCGCTTCAGTGCTTCACCCAAGTTGACACGGCCTATTGCGCTGCTTTGCGTTACTTGCGTGCCCCAGTGTCCAAATACGCAACAAATCACCGGCTCTAACACCAAACCTGTCTCGGTCGATCGTTCCATACGTACAACTCCTAACCAACACCACGAATCTATACATATCCCTCTCACGCTCTCTTTCTTTCTAGAAAAAAACGGATTTCACAAGGGCAAAGGCAAACGTGACGAACGAATCGGGAGAGTAATTTCGAGAGCTGGCTCTCTCTGGGTCAAGTCAGGCCCGGTCCTGACGGAGCAAAGTAGAAAGAGTAATTAAGTAGCCGGGGCAACATGCAAAACAGCGACGCGGCAGCCACCGATACGGCGGGCCGGGTCAGGAATGGAGGTGGCTCAATCGATCGTTCGTTATCTCGATCTCTTTCTGATCGGTCCCTGCAACCCCTGCCGTCCACACGAGGGCGCCCGTCTCTCGGTCGGTCAGCTCCGTCGACGACGTACACTGTCTGTGATCCAACGCACACCTTCCTCTCGGGTCGTCACATCCCTTTCCCTGCACACGTCGCTCGCCTCCATCGCCATGCACGCCTATCTTAATTGCCACCTCCCTGCACTACATTGTGGATGAGGATCCCCTGCAGTTGTAATAACTTTAGCATTCGTCGTGTGACCGTCAGATCAAATAAAAACAGCCAAGATTCGTCTAGGGTACTGTAGCACGCACATAAAGTCCTGTGTCGCACTGTAGCTCTGGCAGCCAGGTTGTGACGTGGCGTATCTCTCTATCGTTCATCAGCTTGATCCAACAGTTGTGAATGGATATGACTACTTAATTTGCAGTCACTATGACTGCTTAACTTGCAGTTCTACTCCTTCAGTCCTAAAATTGCAGTTGGTTATAACGGTGAAACAACCGCTGCTACAACAACACCCTCCcgcaatcattttttttttgctagggTTAGAGGTGAATAATGAGCCAACTCGGCTCGCAATTAACGAGCTAGCTTGGCTTAGCTCTTTAACCTTAACGAGCTGAAAACCTAGCTCGACTCGACTCGTGAGTTGGTGCAGCGATGCGGCTATGTAGCCATAGCTAGCCTAACCGAACCGCCCTTATTTTTATGTTGAACCATTCGTCccacaaatatattattttagtcTACTTGACATATTTATTAGCACTTCTCTATTAGTAGCATCGGACCCAGCATCTGCAAACTAAGAATAATGCACATACCGTATATGAAGGCTAAACATTGgatctgttttatattataagatgttttcatttttttaaaaaaaatcagattttgttaagtttgatcaattttagaaaaaaaatattttttacaccaaccaaacatgcatgctactccctccgtttcatattataattcgtttgacttttttcctagtcaagtttgaccaagctcatataaaaatatattaatatttttaacccaaaacaaacatattctcaaaatatatttaatgttagattttatgaaactagtttggtattttagatgttgctaaattttctaTAAGCTTGGTCAAACGTGATTaggaaaaagtcaaacgacttataatatgaaatggatggagtattaaaatatattcaaacattAGATTTAGCgtaactaatttggtgttataagatagagttgctatattttgctataaacttaattaaatttataaaagtttgtCCTAGAAAAATTAAAACGTCTCATAACATAAAACCAAAGGAGTAGCATGTGCAAGCATAGAGAAGAGTCACTCCTCACCCAGTCTCATGCGGCCAAGGCTTAATGAAGAATTCCATCTATACTAGTTAGTCtgaaagaaactaaaaataagATCTTTTaattgtctttctttttctttaaatctAGCTAGGAAGTACATATTGTCTGCTCTGTGTTTATTCAGAGAACTAGGAAAAGGAAGAACACAACAGCCTGTGCAGTGCATGCAGTTCGATTTCAGGTTGAAGGTCCTTGTTGGATGACATAATGACAAGACATTACATAGCATTTCACTATTCAAATTCAAGCTTCTACCTTCATGGGCCAGGAGAGGAGATAATAGTGGGCCCAGCTATGATAGCCCAGAGTTGGTGTGTCGTAGTAGGATGCATGGCCCTCccctctgaaaaaaaaagttactagtAATTTGCAAAAGAAAGATGGCCCTCCTCCCTGTAGCCTCCAACAATATTAGACTGTACTACAGTTTAATGGTTCATCGTCTTAATCACTCAGAtattatactactagtactatattATTCAACAACAAGTTTAGCACTATGCGTATGGATCATTAGAGAGGAAACAACAAACAAACTCAAGCTTTCAATAATCTATCAGTCAGCCTTCTCTTCAATACCAATACAGGTAGATTATATCCATTGATGCATGTGTTCTCCAAATATTTAAGTACGTTTTCTAAGTGAAATTATGATTATTGATTAGTTAAAGAACAAACGATGCACACTACTTTTGGTAGGGCTCCTTGCCATTTTCGAATCTAATGTGCTATctgtaaaaaataaataaactgtTATCCTCCGTACTTGGGACCTATGGTTGGAGGTcaaagctgctgctgctggtttcTGTCCCTCTCTGCATTGGCGTCTTCTGAAACGAGATTTGAATATGGTCTCCAAGGGATAAAATATGCATATGGTtgatgcttatatatatatatatatatatatatatattattcttcATATATATAGTACTGATCTGCTCAAGTAGTATTAACTAAAACGAAACTAATGTTTCTGTCTAAAATGTGCAGCTGGCAAATAATTTAGCACCACTAGTAACAAAAAGTTAATTATTCCAAAGCAAAGCATTGCATATGCGAAGTGCAATGGCCAAGCTGAGTCAAGTACTAGCTACTAGCTAATTCAATTACTAGCAGCTAACAGCATGATGCAAATTAACAAAATACGGAGTATCTTAGTGCAGAAGCACATTGGCCAGACATGTATAATCATTTCCTGTCTGATGTGGTGGGGATACATAACatgagcatgcatgcatgtatacacTGTACAATATAATTAAAGATGTCCTTGATCTGTATATATCCACCGAAAAGCAGGAGCTTCCATGAAAATACTAGCTAGCCTTTTGGTAGGTATATGTCACTCTTTCACCTACAATTTTGATACTCTTATCGACACAAAATTGGTTTTTGCTGTACACAGTACATGATTTCATcactactatatatatgtaccacaccatgcatgcatggcttaGCTCTCAGAGTCAATCACTCATCATATTCTCCCATGCATGAGTGCACAACGTACACCATACAAATAATATTATTGTCTGGTGATCataagatcgatcgatcgatctatcagAGATCAACTATGAATATTCGATTCATCAAGACGTGATGCACGTGTTAGGCCCTAATCAATTGTACCTAGCTGTCAATAAAGCAGCAgtagtagaaaaggtaaaagccATGGAGAAGAAACAAAGCTCCAGATCGCGTAAGATTTTAACGCCATCAATTGACCGCGACAAGGCGACAAAAAGTATTCTTGTATATGTGGCACGAGGCAACCATATTATGTATACTATATTTTGCAGCCCAAGCCTAGCTACTATATACTACAAAATTTTTCAACACACACACTGAGAGTCACAGAGAGAGCAAAGTAGCTAGGGCTCAGTGGTCTCCTCTCACATCTGCCTTAgcctttttcttcttatttttaatCAGCATTTGCTACCTCCAAATATCTCCACAAAACAGCTGGAGGGGCCAAAGATCTCTGCCTTTTTCTCGTCTATTTTTTCTTCTTGGCATGACACGAGAGACAACGATTTGCACCCAAACAATTACAAGGAGaactaaataattttttcaATGAACCGCACAATTTACCGTGCGAGTTTCATATGTTGATATAGCATGAGAAAAATACAAGTCTATAgccaggaaagaaaaaaacaaccacACCACGTGTCTATATAACAACACCCGCAGCAAGAGTGAAACATGAGGAGAATTAAAGAATTAATGCTAGCTCTGAAAAAACACGCGCACAGGCACACAGCTAGTTTATTAATCCATCCATCGAGCGATCGATCACACAATAATTAGTACACTCACACGGTGATCAGGGATCGATGATGATATATATGATATGATCATCAGAAAAGAAATCACACCTCGCTGCACTAGAAAAATGTCTTTGATATATAATAAGCTATAGGTACAATATATAACAATATATAGAtacataatatttatatatgctctctctctctcctaccaCGCCGTACGTccttttaattctttttttcctctctcttgtTTCAGATCGACACAACAACTCGCTCGACCACTGCACTATAATTCGATCGATCAACACCATcatcgtcgatcgatcgatcaacggCTCAGATCGATCGACGGTTAGATCTTGACCTAGTGTCTAGAGCTTGCTCACATGGCCAGCTCAGCTAGCTAttgtgtcgtcgtcgtcttgtACTCTCGCTGGAACCCTaactagtaattaattattgaTCACGTACGTACAATACCGtcgtccatgcatgcatgcaatatgCGTAGACCGACCAGATTAAGAGTAGAGTTAGTGCACGCATACGCCATCCACGTCTAGATGCATCATCTCCATCGTCACCTCTTGTCTCCAATTATTATACGTTATTCATGGTCGTCAAGTCTGCGTGTAGCGACGATGACACCGACCGCGCAAGGCTCCacaggtcgccgtcgccggaggagaaggcggcggcgccggcgggctgATCGACGACGTCGAAGAAGCCGGCCATGTTCTTGCCGGAGGCGACGTCGGAGAGGGCGCCGTTGAGCTCGTACGACGCCGCGAGCCGGTCCAGCGTGTCCCAGTCGGCGATCCccgacgcgtcggcggcggagcagtactcgccgccgccgccggccgccgccaggaggcccacgccgccggcgacgtgctcgAGCGGCGGAAGCTTCATGAACTTGCCGTACTGAGGCGTACTGAGGTGctgctccagcgccgccgccgctgccgccgacgacgccgacatcgccgccggctTGGTCTCCTGCTTGCAGCCGGAGCGGCCCATGTACTGGAGGATGTGGTCGAGGGCGTCGTCGCTGGCGGACGAGTGCAGCATCTGCGCCTTGACGTGGTCGCTAACGGTCACCGTCGAGCAGTTGCTCGGGCTGccctccatggccgccgccgcgagcttgGCCGCCGCGTGgtggctcgccgcggcggcgccgccgccgtggtgcacGAGgttcttcttcttgaacaccctgCAGATCACCCAGCCTTCCTCCTGAGCTCCTTGGTCTCCGGCGACACCGTGCATCTGTTTAATTACCGATAATTACCAGTTGATCGTGTCATTATTTACTTTGCACAAGATGAAATTTAGAAGAAGACAATTAACCGCGAGCAATAATTAAAAGAGATCAGTATCGTACTCCACTAGCTAACAATGTGTCATGTACTATATCGTTGAATTTTTTCCACAATTAACGATCGATGATTGAACGAGGCATGGAAAGCTAGTTATTGCAGGTCAATTTGCAGAAAAAGTATGCACAGTGTGTGGCGATCCTAGCTAGAGTTGAAATCAGATGCAAGATTTCCCACAAGCTGAGCTAAAGAAGAAACTTTTATGACCATGGCCAGCTCAAAAGCTAGCTTATCATCCTCCTTCTTCATGCTAGTTACTAATCAAGTTGACAAAATCTCAGGGAAAGTCATGGCGATTTGTCATATGCTGGTTGTCCTGGAGTGCACAAGTCCACTCCTAGCTGCTCCCAATTCGTTAACTAACTCTTAACCGGGCCATGCATGCAGATCACATATTGTAGTAATACTAGTACACACGTACAACTTCTAATACTTCTCTAGCTACTTCTCTTGCCATTTGTGTACGAGTAGTTTCAGTGTACGGATgtggtttggttggttgggtGGCATTGCATTGGCATATTGGGCATGTGTGTAGTAGTACACGTTGTGATCTTGCTGGTGAGCATGCAGATTCGATGAACAAATCTGCCCCTATCTAGAGcttagctagcttagctgcCTTGACCCCAAAATGCTCTCCTACACCTAACCTCACCTCATCAACCAACCATCTGATCATGAAACCACAAGCatatgccccccccccccccccaatgaTCCATTATattcatctatctatctatctatcaatctATTTCTCATTGATAATAAGCTAGAGGGGTAGTATTAATTAGCTTGATAATTTGCTCCCTTGAAGGAAAAAGTAGTGAAGCCACCCACTACCCCCCTTTTGTGACAGCGAGTGAGGAAAGCAACGCTGCCACTCTCTGAGAGAGAGGTAGCCATGCCCCATTCCCAACCACCAATATATCACCTCACCTCACGCTCACACTCACCACCGCGTGTAGCTACACCTCTAGCTTAGCCCCAATTTTGTACCCTGGACCGACCGTCTACAGTGTCATGTGTATGTCGTTCGTACTACTATGATGTGTCCCTGATGAAGTGTACGTATCGTGTTACGTGCACTTACTGGGGAAgatgacgatgaggaggaggagtagtagGAGGGGAGGTTgacggagacggaggcggaggcggaggaggggtcGTCGAGGCGGTACTCGTGCATGATCCAGTCTGATTTCTGGCCGTGGGGGGCACGGCCCTTGTAGAAGACGAGGGTTTTGCGCATGCCGATGCGGTTGGAGCTGGAGTAGATGGCCTTGTCGCGGCCGGTGGCCTTCCAGAAGCCGGCCGCCGTTGCCCGGTTCGTCCTCGTCCCCGTCGGGTACTTCTTGTCCTTGTGGCTGAAGAAGTACCAGTCGTTCTGCGGCCCTGACCCAATCCTGCACCTCTCTGCATATGTATGTATGATACACACATGCCACATTGATCAAAACATGTCAAAAATCGATCGAATTGATCGATGTGTGTGTGCTTAATTACGTACCTTGGATGTCCCATGGCTCGAGCTTGTTGAGGTCGACGTCGCGGATGACGTCGAGGTCGATGCGCTCCGAGGCCACCTTCTTCTTCAGGTAGTATGTCAGGAGCTCCTCCTCCGTTGGGTGGAACCGGAACCCCGGTGGCACCACCGACTGCCCGTTCACCGATATGCTCATCGTCGTctctagatcgatcgatcaatacaacaactactactactaccaagCTTAATTGCTTGTTCACTCAGTGCAAACCAAACAGGAAATGGGAGAAAGAATCACACACTGGAGCAGCAGAGAGACAAGCTAAGGTGAGTCTAGCTAGGAGATGATGGGTAGTGCAATGCTCAGAGTTTGTCCATTAACATTGACAAGGAAGGGATTAAGCTGGGAGCTAGAAGGAGATGAGCATGAATgggggtagagagagagagagctaatATAAGAGAGAGGTGTAGAGCTGCTAGGtggtgatggatggatggatattgATCTCGGATGGGGTACAAGGAAACAAGTAACAATGGAGGTGGTTATATATAGCTAGTGACAGTGGCTAGTGGGATTAGTTTCGCGAGGTTAGGGAAGTGCCACCAACCTTGAGGGGGAGAGAAACAAAGGCATATGGCCCCCAGCGAGGAAAGAGAGCCAGCCAGCCAAGAAATGGATGCAGTACAGTATAACAAGAGAGCAGAAGAAAGGCGAGCAGCCAACATCCCAGAGCCATTGACACACGACCTTAAAAATCTCTCGGAAAAGCACAGCCAGGCCGGCCCCAAGCTACTGCTTTGCACATCGTCTAGCTATCATATATGGGGGGTAAAATCAAGCTGATCGATCGTCTCACTGGCATGGCATGGCCAGCATAACCACCGCAGCAACcactgcaacaacaacaacaaacaataacagcatcagcagcaacagcaactcAAATCTTATGTtattctatctatctatcatcaGCTTTCCAGATTTTTGTGTGGCAAATATTTTAAGCTCTAGGTTTtgcaggagaggaggaaggaaaaaaaagaattggttTTGGTTGTAGTACTGCTAGGCTATGGCACAAGCAAGGGACAGACAGACAGCTTTTTTGACTTGTTCTAGAAAACGATAAAGAAATGTCCGTGTGCGTAATTTTTGCAGTTCAGTTGAAATGTTAATTCGGTCTTGCGCAATTTtgtctcctcttcttttcttcttcctttttttttctttcacgagCAAAAAGCTCAAGATGGAGACTACCATCAAGAGAAATAAATTATCATTGAAACAAAATAGCTTTATTCCGGCCATAAGTCGTCAGAGGAGAACAACGTATGTTGACTTCAGTTCCAAATTATGCTATCTAATTAATTGACctaatcacacacacacaaaaccaACCTACTGCATTAGGCTATGAGAATTTTGCATATATGCGTGCATGCTTGCTTAATTTCCAGcacatatttcttatatttatCTGCAGCTCGATTGTTATTGGTTCAGATGAGACTGAAATATCTGTGTACAAATTAGAGATGCTGCCTGGAACCAAGCTCAGATCGATCTTAATTTCGTCGACCTTCAATTTCCAAAGAGGCCATAAATGATGAATGGACGACCTATCGATTTGTACGTCATCTCtctttttaaataataattctgTTAATTTGTACGTCAGAACAATAGTTTAACACGTGatttatcaaaatcaatttcagcATCTTTCTTTGTATCAAAATCAATTTATGTCATCAGCACCTTCCTTTTCTGAACAGTTAACTGACACGATCGACCTGTTAATTAGGCCACTCTGTTTCTTATCCTCTGCTTTAGTATTGAATATATACACCACTGTATTGTATGTTGACAGGATATATATATCAGGAAAGTCTTAATTTTTCCTCGTTTTTACATGACACCTAAAATAtcattaaaagtttaaaaacatttattaagatagattaatatagtATATCACTCCACCAACATGAACGATGTAATTTACCCTATACAAGTAAAAAACAAATGTGAATAACCTAATCACAGCAGTCatagttgtttttttaagagttGTAGGTCGAACTTACACTTGTTTGTTTGTGAAGAGGTATATCTCAACTTGATCTAttctattatttttatatagtttttagatgATATTTTAGGTGACATACAAAAGCAAGAAGTTATCTactaaggaagaaaaaaaaagactagctATATTTATAACATCACATTTAGAAAGGACAGTTAAATTTTGGTTACAATATACATTGTAAAATATTCAAGACTTACACAGTAACTTTAATTAAGCACTTAaattgtatcttttttttactaacacaCACCATGTAATAAGAGAACTAGGATAAAAGTTGATTGTCTACCATAAAGAGGAAATACAAGAGATATTAATATGTAACCACATTTCTCTACTACTTAGAAAAAAGAGAGTCGTCCttcttccaacttccaagcaTCCCCTCCCTACTTCTTCATGAATACTACTTCCCTCCCGTAAAAAccgatttctaaaaaaaaaactgttataAAAACCAATCAAACCACTGTATCCTAATCCTTTCAATATTAAACCGAATGAAGAAACCGTTGTACCACACATGTCTATAActagtgacaaaaaaaattgactaaaCTCGAGTAAAAAAAGCGATGTTGTATTTTTAGCAAAACTGAAGGCCAGGGGGAAAAAAATACCTCCGAATATATCAGAGTGTACTAGGTGTTTGGAGAGATATCGATCAGCTTAATGGTGTAGCTAGATCGAGACAGGTGATCGAGAGAAGAGGAGGCCGGGCGGTTAGCTagcagctagctgctgctggcACCTTCCGATCGACCGTACGTGTAGGCCCGCGATCGAGCGACATCAAcattgtttttcttctcttttcacCGTTTGTACTACTCCTAGTAGCTAGCACTACAAGTCGCATGCAGCGAGAGGCTATCGCTCTTACACTATTATCTAAAGTTGGTTGCACgttgagatcgatcgatcgatctgaccGCGTCGCTCGCTGGCTGGCGGCTCAGCTCGCACGCTCCGAGCGTCGGCaaacgcgacgacgacgaggtccgTGTCGACACCGGGGGCGCGCGCTATGGCCGGTGGCGGTGACAGTACGCGTGCGCGCGTCGATCGGGCGAAGCAACCGCGGTATCAGTTTGCCATAAC from Oryza glaberrima chromosome 6, OglaRS2, whole genome shotgun sequence includes these protein-coding regions:
- the LOC127778115 gene encoding NAC domain-containing protein 43-like, with the protein product MSISVNGQSVVPPGFRFHPTEEELLTYYLKKKVASERIDLDVIRDVDLNKLEPWDIQERCRIGSGPQNDWYFFSHKDKKYPTGTRTNRATAAGFWKATGRDKAIYSSSNRIGMRKTLVFYKGRAPHGQKSDWIMHEYRLDDPSSASASVSVNLPSYYSSSSSSSSPMHGVAGDQGAQEEGWVICRVFKKKNLVHHGGGAAAASHHAAAKLAAAAMEGSPSNCSTVTVSDHVKAQMLHSSASDDALDHILQYMGRSGCKQETKPAAMSASSAAAAAALEQHLSTPQYGKFMKLPPLEHVAGGVGLLAAAGGGGEYCSAADASGIADWDTLDRLAASYELNGALSDVASGKNMAGFFDVVDQPAGAAAFSSGDGDLWSLARSVSSSLHADLTTMNNV